GTTTATACTGAGAAAGCCTATATTGACCAATTCCAACCTTTGAACTTAAGTTTATGGTTCAAAGTGCTATGAAAACTTGGATACTTAAGAATGAATTAAGCATGGCTAAACTTATTCAATCCCAGCTTTTGTCTTTCAGCTTATTTATAGGTTATTATAAGGATAAAACAAGGAAGAACCATTGCACTGTTTTGAGCTCACTGGAGAAAGAGCCAACATAAATGCAAGTAATAAATCCactaaaaaaaaacttctcttcTTGAGATTGGCTGTCTTTGTGCACTTTTTTCCATGCTCCAGTCAACTGAAGATTACTTGTTTTGCATTAAAATGATTGATGTTGTGTATACTGGCTTGCTTCTTCATTCTTGTGTAGTCTTTTATGTCCTCTGGTTTAACGAATAAAGTCATATTTAAGTTAAAGATATTATACTTAATCAGCTACATGGATTGATTCAAGTAATGTCTATTTTTATGCCTATCTATAATTTATTGCAAATTCCTAAAGATTCATTATTGCAAGGTGGAGGAAAGGGAACAATCAAGCAAAAATTGGGTTGTTACTATAGTGCAGTCTTCCCTAACCCAACCTGATCTCTGTATGTTAAGACATCTGTAGGAATCTATCTGAGAAAATTGTTCTACTATATACTCATTCTCGTGTCTGAAAGTTTTGTATGCTTCCATTTTCCAAACTGTCCTGTTTTTTATAACCTTCAACTAGCAAAGAATGTGTAcaaaatctgggacccattaTTCCTACGTAATTGAAATTTCAAGGAACTTCACACCAATTGCATTTGTAAAGTTGTGGCTTCTACAACATGGTTAACCATGGTCCTGCGATCCTGATTTCCAGTGCACCCTATCAGTTTCCCACAAGAaatgtcaatgggaaagccagcaggaattCATAGGTCATTCCTGCTCTCACTGCTTTTTTGCCTGTCcatagtcattctgtttctctgtttacgtaaggaaatatctctgaaaaggTGACTCAATGAAATAGATGGGTTGTCTAGTTTTACTTAATATTCacctcagagatggtattcagcaagttctgaccagttctggagaagcagtagtggaaattttgagtagttcagagaattaatAAGTACCACCAcagactggtcccacccccatctattctctgcctcccgagtcccagctgataaggaggaaatggggattttgtagtaacctcctaccacggccaccaagccatgccacggccaccaagccatgaccagagaactggtggtaaaaaaatttgaatcccaccactgattcaccttatttcaaatgttttgtttatttaatgcTGTTTTCACTTTAACATACAGCAAGTTATGTAAATCTGTTACAAAATGGCTGGGTTGACACAACTTTGTAGTTGGTTTGAGCTACAAACCAACCACAATTTAGTTTAAACCAGAATGTTGCATGACTACACCAACTTCGGTTGGATTTACTCCCTGGGAATTACTTTTTTAGGATTTCTTCCTTAGACTGATCCAAACCCTAAGTACGCACATTGTGCCAAAGTATAATTTGCTTAACCATTGTTTGTTGAATAAACCGTAGTTGGATGGGTTCACGCCACACACAAATTGATCAAACTGTTCTGTAAGCTAATTGGATGTACAGTATAAATATAGCATTCACACATGgattaaaaaaacctaaaactaGAGTTGGAAGCAACCATTTAAACCATTGAGGTCAACACTGAACAACTCCTAAAGTTTCTCAACACCATCAGTTCATAAGTTATTTATCAAGCGTGAAAATAAGAGGTGCCCATACATATTTTTACTTGCTATAGATCACATCTTTTAATGTATATAGCCAGCATCACTGCAGCAACAGTAAACAAATCTATAATGTAATTCAATTTGAAACAAATGCAGTGGAATCTTGCCTCTCTTCAACTCTGTTACCTCTTTTATTATTGATCTAATGCACAGGAGAACAACCTGTGACTCTTGAAGCACTCTTCGGATAGTCCCAAAACCAGGCTGATTTCCCGTAACAACGAGCAGGGAAGTCTTTAAAAGACAAACATAAATCCTAAAATAATCTTAACACTGAAGTTTTGTTCACTTAATATACTGTGAAAAATCAAGGCAAGAGATGAACCTACATTGGTTTGGTTGCATGCTATCTTCTATTATTCATGTGCGGTAAAGATGGTGGCTTCATCTGTATGATTAGTAGAAATTGCATAAGGATCTTTCTGATACTCAAGTCTTCAGTAAAGACAGAGATGCCTCAACACCTCCCATCTTGTGAGAATCCTAATGCCCGTTGACTCCACCAAACAATTATTCTATCAGTGAATGAAGAGAACACCAACCCAGGCCATGGAAGTGGAGCAATCTGTTGAAAACCAGAACCACACTGGTTCTCTCTTGGGATAATCCTGGCTTTCAAAGGATTATTCTACTTATATCCAACATTGGTAGTCTTTGACATATTATTAAACACATCACATGTTGCTCCAATTACCAGCTGGGACTATATGCCTACCTTGCAGCCAGAAAGGCAGACCACTCCTCCTGCAACATAGGTAGATATTTCCTGATTTAAAACCAACAAAGTCAAAGCTGTTCTTGAATGTTTCAGTGTCATGGGGATTGGGGGAGGCGGAATACCAGGAGAGACTGAATCTAGCATTCTTTTAAAAAGGGCATCGTAATTATCTTGTTAATACTATGCCAGTGAAATGTCAAAACTGACAAAAGACTAAGCAAGTGATACTACAATAAGTGAACAACATAGCATTTGCTGCCATTGTTATTACTTAAATGTAGAAGCCATGAAGGTGTTTAAGCTGTAATCTTGTCTCTGCAGGCTGTTAAATCTCTCGACCTGGACAACTCGAGGGGAGCTAGCTGACAAAGCATGTGGTCTAGGAAATatcccaggcattcccaccaaaatAAGCATGTCCCCTTTGAAATGTGAGGAATCGATGCTGTCTGTGTGCAGTAGCAGTCCACAAAAAGTATACTGTTTAACAAAAGGGTCAGATGGCAACTGGAGAtgatgaaaacagccttcctttctttccccaacCAATCTTGAGACCTCGGGACTAGTTTCCAGAATCCCTGTGCTGGTTAGGAATTCCTATATGCCTGAGAGAGGACGGGGAAGTTTGAATTGGCTGGAGTGAAGGGATAAAATGCTTATATTAGGCATGGGGGAATATGTGGTCATCCAGATGTTGAACTATTGATTATAATAGTTATTCATCACTCCAAGAGAGATGAGCATCTTTTCACCAAGGGCAAAAGGAAAAGAGGCAAACaagcaaaaactttttttaattctACTGTCCCCTTGTTTTGGAAATACTCTTATTCCACAGCACACAATGTTTTGAAATTGTTCTTTGGTATAGGGTCCCAAGTGTACACACTCAATCCAGAGGTCAGCCTAGCTTTAGAACACGGGGTGAGATAAGGCTGCCAGACTTCTTTTTCCAGGTGCTGCTCCTAAATAAACCCTTCTCAAAATTACAAGGATGATTAAACATCCCCAACACAAATGAGGAGTAAGGCAAGGACTTTTTTAGAGCATCCGTTAAGCTGCATCTAACTTGATGGTATATATTTTACTACCAAAGCAATTGACAATCCTTGAAATGGCTTCCTACCTATGAGTCTTTAGTATAACTCCTACAGGGGGTTCGTACTGCCGCACAAAGCGTAAATGTTTACACAATAGGCTTAAGCATGGAGTTTATTTGAAGGgtttagttttttttcctttgctagcTGCAGAAACCCCAGCATGGATGCATGCCCACATTCTTTTCACTGGCTGGAGTTTGAGAGCACACCGATTCCTAGTTTTTGCCAAGTAAGAAGGGAATCATTATTTCTGctaaatggatgaatgaatgacaaACTCACATCAAGGAGTTAGCGGCACACATTCTTTCCCTCAACATTGTtaagtacaggtactcctcaactgacgaccacaattgagcccaacatttctgttgctaagcgaaacatttgttaagtgagtttgccccattttacaaccgttcttTCTGGGAATAAGAAGTTGAGCAGATCCATTACTCTTAGCATTTTTGGAATATCTCTGGTCCTAGATTAAATTGTCCATTAACTATTCTACTTTACCTCCTACATAGACTAAGGACACCTCTCAGACATGatgtttcttcagttcagatacttgTTAGCGTTCCCTTCATTGTTTAACTATTACTGTTCACTCACCCCACCGCACCGCCCCATGGCCAGGTTGGCATCGGCAGCAAGTTTCCAAAACACAGCCATAACTGTAATATGCAGCTCAGCCAGTTCCTTAGCAACCCCAGTCTAGATTGCCAGGACCAGCTGTGGGTTGACAAGCAGCAGCAACCCTAGTCAATATAGTCAGGCTCCCAAGAACTCCCAAAATAGTTGCGGGCCATTTGTTCACCCTGCACAATCGTAGGCAAAAAACATTTTAGTCAAGAGAAACGGATAGGGCATATGGGGCCGTCCTCCTGAAAAacgtattgaggaagctgataaaaAACTagtcctctttttttcccttttcaccCCCCTCTGAAAGCATTTTAGCCTCTTTAGATCaacccttcttttttaaaaaaaaaaacctggtaatTGATTAtatgcctttttatttttaagaataggATTCTAAATTATGAAATTATGTTGAACatgattaatttcttttcttatatacCGTAACATGAACATGGCAAGCAAAAGGGAGAGGAAATCCCACGGCAGAGAAATAATAAAACCGAAAGCTCTTCCTAATTCTAGGACacagaaaaacaaggaagaagcAGATGAAGAGTTCAATGCTGTAGCCAAAAGATTGCAATTCCGGATTTTTCCACTTGGCCCATGGGATAGCCTTCTATGAGCCACAAGGCAGATCTGTTCCATTTCATGCCCCTATGATACTGTCTTgggagcactttttttttttttctgtgtactTAACCTTAAAAGAGTTAATTACCAAATGATGGATAGAAGAcgacatgtgatttttttttcctctcccaaatttgatttttttaatcctCCCCAACTCTTTTAATAGCTAACAGACCTGCTAACAGATCTGTCTCTGAATGGAACCTTCACagcccagatttttaaaaaacaaatacaagCATTACAATAAAGGGCCATAAGTGTCATAACTTTCTTCTAAGATTCTTGAAGCATCAAGGCAATTTTTTTACCTCAGTAAGCTCTATTACAATGATGAAAAGCTACACTGCAGACTTCTGGAATCCTCATAAATATTGCTAATACAGTGGCCGGTGATAGGCGTCCCACGCCCCAACTTCTTCCTCACTTTTGTGAAAGTTCCTCAAGATCTGGTTATTCCATGGGAACCAGAGACTTGTTTAGGTGGCTTCGTTATTGAGGTTGGATGTACTCGCTCTCTCTGTGCTTgggttttgtatattttagtgCTAATTaatctctatttttttatttttaaatgcctgtttttaaatatgtattgtgtttttatcaATTATTGTATGTcatttttgtgagatgggtggctagtaaatttgattaaataaataagccaaaaCTCCAATAAGAAGGTCAGAATCCTGCACTGTGCTTTCCAAGATACCCAGAAGACTTGTAACAGTAGTAAATAATCTGATGCCTTCCAGATATGTTGGAATTCAGCTTCTATTAATCCTACTCAGCACACCCTATAGGAGATTGTTGAAGTAATCTAAAACATCTGGATATTAAAGGAGCCGAGAATACCTTTTTCCATATAAGAGTATTAGAAACAGAACAAATATTTGTAGATTTAATTAGATGATAACTGtaaaatgatcacatgatcaggatGCAAGCAGGTTTCCTTGCCTACAACCGGACCCAAAGGGTGGAATTCACAACTGACTTATACCTAGTTTCCATATCCACGATTTATTAAAGGAGCTCCATCTCTTACATAACATGAAGCAAATTGTACAGATGTGAGAAAACAGCTCTAAATGGAAATGTTTTAAGATTGAAATAGCTGCTCAGACCCTTTGGAAGATAAAGTGGGAATAATTATTTCAAGCTTGAGATAGGATACTTCAAAAAAGTTTCCAAAcgctaattaaaaatgaaatgatatAGTTTAGCATGATTGTGAATTCAGTCTACGTATAAAATCCATTAAAAGTCCATGGGGAGAAGAGAAGTCTGCAATATCCTAGGGTACCTGAGAGGCTGGCGTTACACCTGTGTTCTATTGGTAGGCTTCCTTCTCCAAAGGCATATGGTTAGCTCTTGAAGAAAAGAGGATGCTAAATTGGATCAACCTTAGTCTAATTAAGCAGGGTTCTTCCAAGCAGCAACATTCATATTCACTAAATATCACACCCATCTGCACTAACTCTTAAAGGAAAAAGAGACACTTCAAAGGCTGCTGGTTCTTGGCCATGTTTTAATTTACTGGAACCAAGAAAACCAAATTCTACAAGTTTGTCAAAAGTTAGAGTGAGCTATTCCCAGATGCTTATCtccccaaccaaccaaccaaccaacactgATTACCTAAACTGAGGAGGCATTCTTGAGCTGAAGCTAGTGCTACTCCAAAATTAGCCACTGATGATGTTTCTAATGGGTGTTAAGACTTTTTAATATTTGCTTTTTAACTTTTCTTATGGCTAAAATAGGCGGAACAAACATGTAAAAtgcttattttgctttttaaaacaacaaagatAGTGGGGAGTCTCATTGTTATTTGCTGGTTGTTAATACATTCTAGCAGCAAAATAGGAGGCTCAGGAACTGTATCTTGCATAGAAGCTGTATATCGTGCTCCAAGCTAAAGTCATGCCGGCAGAAGCACTAATAAGTATTGCTACAGACCTATGACACTAAGAACAAGCTTCATTAAATTAATTAAGATTTCATAAAAAGTAATGGCATCGAGCTACTGATTAGGTATTTCACACTTACTGCAAATTACTGAACTAAAAAAACAAACTTACAGCCATTACTGAATTTTCAATGATCTATTGGAGGCACTGAACACATTCTGTTATGCTGTGCAAATGGCTGACATCATCAGTTGGAATTCATgtgtccctccccccccacataaCACTAACCCCATGGGGAAAATATTTGGAACCAGGTATCTATTACAAAACCAAATATGCACActaaaaaaaagcaggaaatgtATACCAATCTGTATTTATTCACTTGCCCCCAGTGAACAGGGAGGATTTGGTTAACAGGTGAACTTCCCTTCTCTCCCACAAAACACTCAGCTCAGCGTACACATTAGACTAAAcacagggggagaaaggaagagtaTGTAGTAGTGCATGTTGGTTTTGTCACATGGCAAAGAGAATGAGGAATGCTACCATCAAGCAGAAGAGCCCCATGGCTTCGGAGAGCGCAAAACCCAGGATGGCATAGGAGAAGAGCTGCTGCTTCAAGGAGGGATTTCTGTGAAGGAATTAAAGAGAGAGATATGCCGATCAGAAAACGGAAAAGAGCTAAACTTCCAGCATCTCTCAAGGGAAAGTTTGACGTTACATCGTTCCTGGCCATGTCACACATATTAGGAGAAGCAAagaaacaccaccaccaccctagcTGCTTGAGAGCCTTTAGCCAGTTTTGCAATTAAATCTGCAAAATTTATTAGACTATAAAGATTTTACTAGGGTTTGTTCTGCACCAGGTCTTTTTAGCACTGCTTTTCTGCAGTCAATTGCAAGTAGAATTAAAACTAAGGCTCCGAGAGACATTTAACATGCTCTTACTGTATATCAATAAGTAGTGGCCAAGAGCTTTCAGAGTTTATTTCTaagtttattatttctttctaCAAAATGTCCCGGCAATGTTAATTAGAAGCTTCCCTTTGCACTTTTGTCCATCTCTGTTTTTATTCTGCATAGCTACGGCATCCCTGATAAAGAGCCTTTTCCTCAGGGATGCCAACAAGAGGAAACTAAtgcttcattttaaaaatgaatggcaGTGTTATTCCCAAGGAAAATCTTTCTTAAAAGATGGGATAATAACATTATTAGACATATATCCTTGGTGAGAAGaactgaataattaaatacaatcaTCAATAATCCCACAGCTATATTGAGCTAAAGCAATGAGAGGCAGAACCTGGCAGCAAAAAACATCTTATTACacgtggtcctcaacttacaatcacaattgggaccagaattttcatttctAATCAagctatttgttaagtgagtcatgatctattttaccaccttttttttgccacagttgttaaaatgaATCACCATCATCATTAAGTGACTCAGTTGGTGATTAAACAAATACAGTTTTCCCCATGGACTATGCTTTTTtgaagctgactgggaaggttataaatggcaatcacatgactctgggaccctGCAATTGTCATCAATACATGCCTATTGCCAATTgcttaaattttgatcatatgaccatggggatattgcaatggttgaaagtaacttttttcagtgctgtaatctctctctgtgtgtgtgtgtgtgcgtgtgtgcgcgcggaaatgtgcataatggttatcttaagAGCTGAattcaacaaaatttcattttaatgtatactgattagtgtatatttaaagtctgattagtgtacatttaaagtgacaataaagttctattctattccattccattccattctatcctattctaattctattcctatcctatcctatcctatccttatgccattcctattcctattccattctattcccattccattccattctattaattctattcctatcctatcctaattccattctattcccattccattccattaattctattcctatcttatcctatcctaattccattctattccattcctatccttattccattccattcccattccattccattaattctattcctatcctatcctatttccattccattccattaattctattcctatcctatcctattctatttccattccattccattaattctattcctatcctatcctatcctaattccattctattcctattccattccattaattctattcctatcctatcctatttccattccattccattaattttattcctatcctatcctatcctatcctatcctatcctatcctatcctatcctatcctatcctatcctatcctaccttatccttattccattcctattccatccttctttgaacagtcactaaacaaatgttaagTCGAGGGCACTAAAAACCAGGAAAATCCCATAGTTCCTTTCCACTGAACAATGGCACTACAAATGAGGGCATAAGTAAAACTTCCCCCATACCTGGCATAGCCAATGATGAGACTGCCGAACACTGTTCCAATGCCAGCACCAGAGCCAGCTACACCCACGGTTGCAGCACCAGCACCAATAAACTTGGCGGCAGTATCAATGTCCCTGGACACCGCACTCGTTTGGAACTGCCGATGCAGCAGCGGCCAGACTTCATGCTGAGCACCCGAAAGGCAGCAGGGCTAGGAGCAAATAAG
This genomic window from Ahaetulla prasina isolate Xishuangbanna chromosome 2, ASM2864084v1, whole genome shotgun sequence contains:
- the ATP5MC2 gene encoding ATP synthase F(0) complex subunit C2, mitochondrial, producing MWLFPTTLNMYTCAKLISASTLVRNSSTVLCRPLSASVLNRPQIRTDKPCCLSGAQHEVWPLLHRQFQTSAVSRDIDTAAKFIGAGAATVGVAGSGAGIGTVFGSLIIGYARNPSLKQQLFSYAILGFALSEAMGLFCLMVAFLILFAM